A single region of the Variovorax paradoxus genome encodes:
- a CDS encoding cache domain-containing protein: MNLRTKIVALAVAPLLIALVLVALAVRHQEHDLARRERALIEKSYMDQRRSELRSYVDLAVSIVRPLYDAGLDDEETRNEALRRLAALDYGDDGYFFVYDMQGRSLMHSRQPDLVGKNLWDMRDSRGRFTIQDLIAGARAGGGYVEYEWRKPSSEQMAPKLGYVTALPRWNWMVGTGLYLDDIETTMQALDRQMSANVTTTLLWIAGIAALCLGVVSATGLLLNLSEHRVAEAKLRLLARRVVQSQEEERGHLARELHDGTSQTLVSAKLLIESAVDALDRESQAAPPALTKALQRLNDSLLEVRRISHRLRPALLDTLGLPAALQRLGDEFAEEGAIDASIMIEGEAFELSQEAKTALFRVTQEALTNVRKHAKANRVHIALGFSDEDGVRLEIGDDGEGFDVDAMQLDPRRGIGLRNMRERMESIGGRLSVRSGEGGTTIVAEVPTQSAKPD, translated from the coding sequence ATGAACCTCCGCACCAAGATCGTCGCGCTGGCCGTTGCACCGCTGCTCATCGCGCTGGTGCTGGTTGCCCTGGCGGTGCGCCACCAGGAGCATGACCTGGCGCGGCGCGAGCGTGCCCTCATCGAGAAAAGCTACATGGACCAGCGGCGCAGCGAACTGCGCAGCTATGTCGACCTGGCGGTAAGCATCGTGCGGCCGCTGTACGACGCGGGGCTGGACGACGAAGAAACCCGCAACGAGGCCCTGCGCCGCCTGGCCGCGCTCGACTACGGCGACGATGGCTACTTCTTCGTCTACGACATGCAGGGCCGCTCACTCATGCATTCGCGCCAGCCCGACCTCGTGGGCAAGAACCTCTGGGACATGCGCGACTCCCGCGGCCGCTTCACCATACAAGACCTGATTGCGGGGGCGCGCGCGGGCGGCGGCTATGTCGAATACGAATGGCGCAAACCCTCCAGCGAGCAGATGGCGCCAAAGCTCGGCTACGTGACCGCGCTGCCGCGCTGGAACTGGATGGTCGGCACCGGCCTGTACCTGGACGACATCGAAACCACCATGCAGGCGCTCGACCGGCAGATGAGCGCCAATGTCACCACCACGCTGCTGTGGATTGCCGGCATTGCCGCGCTCTGCCTGGGCGTGGTGAGCGCCACCGGGCTGCTGCTCAATCTCAGCGAACACCGCGTGGCCGAGGCCAAGCTGCGGCTGCTCGCGCGGCGCGTGGTCCAGTCGCAAGAAGAAGAGCGCGGCCATCTGGCGCGAGAGCTGCACGACGGCACCAGCCAGACGCTGGTGTCCGCCAAGCTGCTCATCGAATCCGCCGTGGACGCGCTCGACCGTGAAAGCCAGGCCGCACCACCCGCACTGACCAAGGCGCTGCAAAGGCTCAACGATTCGCTGCTCGAAGTGCGCCGCATTTCGCACCGCCTGCGCCCGGCGCTGCTCGACACCCTTGGCCTGCCCGCCGCGCTGCAACGACTGGGCGACGAGTTTGCGGAAGAGGGCGCCATCGATGCGTCCATCATGATCGAAGGCGAGGCCTTCGAGCTCTCGCAAGAAGCCAAGACAGCGCTCTTCCGCGTCACGCAAGAGGCGCTGACCAACGTGCGCAAGCATGCAAAGGCGAACCGCGTGCACATTGCCCTCGGCTTCTCGGACGAAGACGGCGTGCGGCTCGAAATTGGCGATGACGGCGAGGGTTTTGATGTGGACGCCATGCAACTCGACCCGCGCCGCGGCATCGGCCTGCGCAACATGCGCGAGCGCATGGAGTCGATCGGCGGGCGCCTCAGCGTGCGGTCCGGCGAAGGCGGAACAACCATCGTGGCCGAAGTGCCGACCCAGAGTGCCAAGCCCGACTAG
- a CDS encoding aldo/keto reductase has translation MSIPTTRLGRTGLTVSRLALGTMTFGLQTDEAVSHRILDKAAEGGINFLDTADVYPLGGTVETTGRTEEIIGRWLQKQGPTGRRRFVVATKAVGKVGPNSWDQGASRKHLLDAIDASLKRLQTDHVDLYQLHSDDRETPLEESLEALDVIVKSGRARYIGVSNFLAYRLARALGKAELHKLTRYVSVQPRYSLLFREIERELLPLAGEEGLGVIPYNPLAGGLLTGKYKPGAKPEENTRFTLGTAGGMYQDRYWNERSFNTVTQLHKLADEAGVPLATLAVAWVMANPLITAPLLGASRPEQLDATLAAAEYKLDPALKQKLDELTAEYRKGDAPR, from the coding sequence ATGAGCATTCCCACCACCCGGCTCGGCCGCACGGGCCTGACCGTGTCGCGCCTTGCGCTCGGCACCATGACCTTCGGCCTGCAGACCGACGAGGCCGTGTCGCACCGCATCCTCGACAAGGCCGCGGAAGGCGGCATCAACTTTCTGGATACGGCCGACGTGTACCCGCTGGGCGGCACGGTCGAGACCACGGGTCGCACCGAAGAGATCATCGGCCGATGGCTGCAAAAGCAAGGTCCCACCGGGCGCCGCCGCTTCGTGGTGGCCACAAAGGCCGTAGGCAAGGTCGGCCCCAACAGCTGGGACCAGGGTGCATCGCGCAAGCACCTGCTCGACGCCATCGACGCTTCGCTCAAGCGGCTGCAGACCGACCATGTCGACCTGTACCAGCTGCACAGCGACGACCGCGAGACACCGCTCGAAGAGAGCCTGGAGGCGCTCGACGTCATCGTCAAGTCCGGCCGCGCGCGCTACATCGGCGTGTCCAACTTCCTGGCCTACCGGCTGGCCCGCGCACTCGGCAAGGCCGAGCTGCACAAGCTCACGCGCTATGTGTCGGTGCAGCCGCGCTACAGCCTGCTGTTCCGCGAAATAGAGCGCGAGCTGCTGCCGCTCGCAGGCGAAGAAGGCCTGGGCGTGATTCCGTACAACCCGCTGGCCGGTGGGCTGCTCACCGGCAAGTACAAGCCCGGCGCCAAGCCCGAGGAAAACACCCGCTTCACGCTCGGCACCGCGGGCGGCATGTATCAAGACCGCTACTGGAACGAGCGTAGCTTCAACACCGTGACGCAGTTGCACAAGCTCGCCGACGAAGCCGGGGTGCCGCTGGCCACGCTGGCGGTGGCGTGGGTCATGGCCAACCCGCTCATCACAGCGCCGCTGCTCGGCGCCAGCCGGCCCGAACAGCTCGACGCCACTCTTGCAGCGGCGGAATACAAGCTCGACCCTGCCCTGAAGCAGAAGCTCGACGAGCTCACGGCCGAATACCGCAAGGGCGACGCGCCCCGTTAG
- a CDS encoding VTT domain-containing protein — protein sequence MAQLMSLLVQNAIAIVFAASFAARLGLPVPAAAVLVVSGALLAAGNVSVVGVVLAAVLANLLGDGAWFYAGRRFGYRFMRLLCRISLSPDSCVRRGESLIGRWGGLSLVAAKFVPGVSVVAPPMAGALGMSVWRFIGFDIGAALIWTGVFLGLGWAFREQIQEVLAMLAQAGGIATLALVVVLAVMLVVRYWRRRAFMRLTGMSRITVDELHDLLAGEAPPLVIDVRGEAGLQVDPRRIPGALSYTLKALQQRHGELPVIGGRDVVLYCNCPNEVSAAQAARVLLARGARRALPLTGGLDAWVASGRPTSLH from the coding sequence ATGGCACAGCTGATGTCGCTGCTGGTGCAGAACGCGATCGCGATCGTCTTCGCGGCGAGCTTTGCCGCGCGCCTCGGTTTGCCGGTGCCCGCCGCAGCCGTGCTGGTGGTTTCGGGCGCGCTGCTGGCGGCAGGCAACGTCTCGGTGGTGGGCGTGGTGCTGGCTGCAGTGCTGGCCAACCTGCTGGGCGACGGCGCCTGGTTCTATGCCGGGCGGCGCTTCGGCTACCGTTTCATGCGCCTTCTGTGCCGCATCTCGCTGTCGCCCGACTCATGCGTGCGGCGCGGCGAATCGCTCATCGGCCGATGGGGCGGCCTCTCGCTGGTGGCCGCCAAGTTCGTGCCCGGCGTCTCGGTGGTGGCGCCGCCGATGGCCGGCGCGCTGGGCATGTCGGTCTGGCGCTTCATCGGGTTCGACATTGGTGCCGCGCTCATCTGGACCGGCGTTTTCCTGGGGCTTGGCTGGGCCTTTCGCGAGCAGATCCAGGAGGTGCTGGCCATGCTCGCGCAGGCCGGCGGCATCGCAACGCTCGCGCTGGTGGTGGTGCTGGCCGTGATGCTGGTGGTGCGCTACTGGCGCCGCCGCGCGTTCATGCGGCTCACCGGCATGTCGCGCATCACCGTGGACGAGCTGCACGATCTTCTGGCCGGCGAAGCGCCGCCGCTGGTCATCGACGTGCGCGGCGAGGCGGGCCTGCAGGTCGACCCGCGCCGCATTCCGGGTGCGCTGTCGTACACGCTCAAGGCGCTGCAGCAGCGGCACGGAGAACTGCCGGTTATCGGCGGGCGCGACGTGGTGCTTTACTGCAATTGCCCCAACGAGGTGTCGGCCGCCCAGGCCGCGCGCGTGCTGCTGGCCCGCGGTGCGCGCCGCGCGCTCCCGCTCACCGGCGGGCTCGATGCATGGGTGGCATCGGGCCGGCCCACCAGCCTGCACTGA
- the urtC gene encoding urea ABC transporter permease subunit UrtC yields the protein MSSEVVLPTKGPLLSGKGWTAFFVALIVVCAVAPVLNIWVPADSPVHMSDYAVALVGKIMCYAICALAMDLIWGYTGILSLGHGLFFALGGYMMGMYLMRQIGRDGNYKSDLPDFMVFLDWKTLPWHWTFSDSFIATLILIVAVPGLIAFVFGFFAFRSRIKGVYFSIITQAMTFAAMLLFFRNETGFGGNNGFTDFKRILGIPIATQEMRMTLFALTGITLLGFFLFARWLIGSKFGRVLQAIRDAETRVMFSGYNPLPYKLTIWVISAIMCGVAGALYVPQVGIINPGEMSAANSIEIAIWAAVGGRATLIGPIIGAFIVNGAKSWLTVAYPEYWLYFLGALFIAVTLFLPNGIVGLVKKWLSREKAAPAAPSAGREEAQRAMAAAQGMEPEALHAPLAPEVKGARA from the coding sequence ATGAGCAGCGAGGTCGTACTTCCCACCAAGGGGCCGCTGTTGAGCGGCAAGGGCTGGACAGCCTTTTTCGTTGCGCTGATCGTGGTGTGCGCGGTGGCGCCGGTGCTCAACATATGGGTGCCCGCGGACAGCCCTGTGCACATGAGCGACTACGCCGTGGCGTTGGTCGGCAAGATCATGTGCTACGCGATCTGCGCGCTGGCCATGGACCTGATCTGGGGCTACACCGGCATTCTCTCGCTGGGCCATGGCCTCTTCTTCGCGCTGGGCGGCTACATGATGGGCATGTACCTCATGCGGCAGATCGGCCGCGACGGCAACTACAAGAGCGACCTGCCGGACTTCATGGTGTTTCTCGACTGGAAGACGCTGCCTTGGCACTGGACCTTCAGCGACAGCTTCATCGCCACGCTGATCCTCATCGTCGCGGTGCCGGGGCTCATCGCCTTCGTGTTCGGCTTCTTCGCCTTCCGCTCGCGCATCAAGGGCGTGTATTTTTCGATCATCACGCAGGCCATGACTTTCGCGGCCATGCTGCTGTTCTTCCGCAACGAGACGGGCTTCGGAGGCAACAACGGCTTTACCGACTTCAAGCGCATCCTGGGTATTCCGATTGCGACGCAAGAAATGCGCATGACGCTGTTTGCGCTCACGGGCATTACGCTGCTGGGCTTCTTCCTGTTTGCCAGGTGGCTCATCGGCAGCAAGTTCGGCCGCGTGCTGCAGGCCATTCGCGATGCGGAAACGCGTGTGATGTTCTCGGGCTACAACCCGCTGCCCTACAAGCTCACGATCTGGGTCATCTCGGCCATCATGTGCGGCGTTGCCGGTGCGCTGTATGTGCCGCAGGTCGGCATCATCAACCCCGGCGAGATGAGCGCGGCCAACTCCATCGAGATCGCGATCTGGGCGGCCGTGGGCGGTCGCGCAACGCTCATCGGACCGATCATCGGCGCTTTCATCGTCAACGGTGCGAAGAGCTGGCTCACCGTCGCGTACCCGGAATACTGGCTTTACTTTCTGGGTGCGTTGTTCATTGCCGTCACGCTGTTCCTGCCGAACGGCATCGTGGGGCTGGTGAAGAAATGGCTGTCCCGCGAGAAGGCGGCGCCCGCTGCACCGAGTGCCGGCCGCGAGGAAGCGCAGCGCGCCATGGCTGCCGCGCAGGGCATGGAGCCCGAGGCGCTGCATGCGCCGCTCGCGCCCGAAGTGAAGGGAGCGCGCGCATGA
- a CDS encoding DNA polymerase II, producing the protein MTSTELKGFILTRHWRDTPAGTEIEYWLATDAGPRKVLLTSRRSVAFVATRHRAAVEAHLAAAPDVQLRELELKTFHQEPVLGVYAKHFRQLGRLARALQAPGIPLLEADVRPHDRYLMERFITAGVRVEGGRAERATIVDCKLKPAPEYRPVLKVVSLDIETSQNEALYSIALDGTPERVVFMLGEPPPEPPSGTDESLAYSLIYCASRKAMLEKLNDWFERNDPDVIIGWNVIQFDLRVLQKTADDCGVQLLLGRERRPIEWRTHPGKQGYLFAPMPGRIVIDGIDALKAAVWSFPSFSLETVSQAMLGEGKAIGDEYDKMAEIERRYQEDKPALALYNIRDCELVLRIFDKAKLLQFVMERAQTTGLQADHFGGSIAAFSHHYMPRMHRLGYVAPNVGEIASKAYPGGYVMDSKPGFYDSVVVLDYKSLYPSIIRTFLVDPVGLVEGSNAGDPATCVRGPKGTVFSRDRHCLPAIVTTLWHARDEAKGAKNEPLSQALKLLMNSFAGVLGAAECRFFNPELVSAVTLRGHEMMKLTREFVEKRGYEAIYGDTDSIFIWLKRTHTNEEAHAVAASLAADINSWWAHTLRDEQGLESFLEIEVDTHYKKFFMPTIRGSEVGSKKRYAGLSVDAAGKEEMVYRGLEMARSDWTPLARQFQEGLLSRIFQGEPYREFVTDYAKSTLAGGKDDLLIYRKRLRHRLDAYLVNVPPQVRAARIADEHNGRIGRPKQYQKGGWIQYVMTRNGPEPLETRHSHIDYEHYLTRQLQPIADAILQPIGESFLALTTSQRGLF; encoded by the coding sequence GTGACATCAACCGAACTCAAGGGCTTCATCCTCACCCGCCACTGGCGTGACACGCCCGCCGGTACGGAGATCGAGTACTGGCTGGCAACCGATGCAGGGCCGAGGAAAGTGTTGCTGACCTCGCGCCGCAGCGTCGCCTTCGTCGCCACCCGGCATCGGGCGGCGGTGGAAGCGCACCTGGCGGCCGCGCCGGACGTGCAGCTGCGTGAGCTTGAACTGAAGACATTCCATCAGGAACCTGTGCTCGGCGTGTATGCGAAGCACTTCCGCCAGCTCGGCCGGTTGGCCCGCGCCCTCCAGGCTCCGGGCATTCCCTTGCTCGAGGCGGACGTGCGCCCGCACGACCGCTACCTGATGGAACGCTTCATCACAGCCGGCGTGCGGGTGGAAGGTGGGCGGGCAGAGCGCGCCACCATCGTCGACTGCAAGCTCAAGCCGGCGCCCGAATACCGTCCCGTGCTGAAGGTCGTGTCGCTGGACATCGAGACGAGCCAGAACGAAGCGCTCTATTCCATTGCGCTGGACGGCACGCCGGAGCGCGTCGTCTTCATGCTGGGCGAGCCGCCACCAGAGCCGCCCTCCGGAACGGACGAATCCCTGGCCTACTCGCTGATCTATTGCGCGTCCCGCAAGGCCATGCTCGAGAAGCTCAACGACTGGTTCGAGCGGAACGACCCCGACGTGATCATCGGCTGGAACGTCATCCAATTTGACCTGCGCGTGCTTCAGAAGACAGCCGACGACTGCGGCGTGCAGTTGCTCCTGGGACGAGAACGCCGCCCGATCGAATGGCGAACTCACCCGGGCAAGCAGGGCTACCTGTTCGCGCCTATGCCGGGCCGAATCGTCATCGACGGCATCGACGCACTCAAGGCCGCGGTATGGAGCTTTCCGTCCTTCAGCCTCGAGACCGTCTCGCAAGCGATGCTCGGTGAAGGCAAGGCCATCGGCGATGAATACGACAAGATGGCGGAGATCGAGCGGCGGTACCAGGAAGACAAGCCCGCGCTCGCGCTCTACAACATCCGCGACTGCGAGCTGGTGCTGCGGATCTTCGACAAAGCCAAGCTGCTGCAGTTCGTGATGGAGCGAGCCCAGACCACCGGCCTGCAGGCCGACCACTTCGGCGGCTCCATTGCCGCGTTCAGCCACCACTACATGCCCCGGATGCACCGCCTGGGCTACGTGGCGCCGAACGTGGGCGAAATCGCGAGCAAGGCCTATCCTGGCGGGTACGTGATGGACTCGAAGCCAGGGTTCTACGACTCGGTCGTGGTGCTGGACTACAAGAGCCTCTATCCCTCCATCATCCGGACTTTCCTGGTCGATCCGGTGGGGCTCGTCGAGGGCTCGAACGCCGGCGACCCGGCCACGTGCGTCAGGGGACCGAAGGGCACCGTCTTTTCGCGCGACAGGCACTGCCTGCCCGCCATCGTGACCACGCTCTGGCACGCCCGGGACGAAGCCAAGGGGGCGAAGAACGAGCCGCTGTCGCAAGCGCTGAAGCTGCTCATGAACTCCTTCGCCGGCGTGCTGGGCGCGGCCGAGTGCCGCTTCTTCAACCCCGAGCTGGTGTCCGCCGTCACCTTGCGCGGGCACGAGATGATGAAGCTCACGCGCGAGTTCGTGGAGAAGCGGGGCTATGAGGCCATCTATGGCGACACCGACTCCATCTTCATCTGGCTCAAGCGCACCCATACCAACGAGGAGGCGCACGCCGTCGCGGCAAGCCTGGCGGCCGACATCAACAGCTGGTGGGCGCATACCCTGCGCGACGAGCAGGGCCTGGAGAGCTTTCTCGAGATCGAGGTGGACACCCACTACAAGAAGTTCTTCATGCCCACCATTCGCGGCTCGGAGGTGGGCAGCAAGAAGCGCTACGCGGGTCTCAGTGTCGATGCCGCAGGCAAGGAGGAGATGGTGTACCGCGGCCTGGAGATGGCGCGCAGCGACTGGACCCCGTTGGCGCGGCAGTTCCAGGAGGGCCTGCTTTCACGCATTTTCCAGGGCGAGCCCTACAGGGAATTCGTGACCGACTATGCGAAGTCGACGCTCGCCGGAGGCAAGGACGACTTGCTCATCTACCGCAAGCGCCTGCGCCATCGGCTCGACGCCTACCTGGTCAACGTGCCGCCGCAGGTGCGCGCCGCTCGCATTGCCGACGAGCACAACGGTCGGATCGGCCGGCCCAAGCAATACCAGAAAGGCGGCTGGATTCAGTACGTCATGACCAGGAACGGGCCAGAGCCGCTGGAAACCCGCCATTCGCACATCGACTACGAACACTATCTGACCAGGCAGCTTCAGCCGATTGCCGACGCCATTCTCCAGCCCATCGGAGAGAGCTTCCTGGCTTTGACGACTTCGCAGCGCGGGCTTTTCTAG
- the urtE gene encoding urea ABC transporter ATP-binding subunit UrtE → MLTVKNIHQYYGGSHILRDVSFEATLGKVTVLLGRNGVGKTTLLKSLMGLVPIKSGSIELEGKPIHKATPYERARAGIGFVPQGREIFARLTVEENLRMGLAYKSGSTPIPSELFELFPVLKQMINRRGGDLSGGQQQQLAIARALAPKPKLLILDEPTEGIQPSIIKDIGRVIRMLADRGDMAIVLCEQYYDFAEELADDYLVMERGEVIARGLGKDMEAQGVRQLVAI, encoded by the coding sequence ATGCTGACAGTCAAGAACATCCACCAGTACTACGGCGGCTCCCACATCCTGCGCGACGTGAGCTTCGAGGCCACGCTCGGCAAGGTCACGGTGCTGCTGGGCCGCAACGGCGTAGGCAAGACCACGCTGCTCAAGTCGCTGATGGGGCTCGTTCCCATCAAGAGCGGCAGCATCGAGCTCGAGGGCAAGCCGATCCACAAGGCCACGCCATACGAGCGGGCAAGAGCCGGCATCGGCTTCGTCCCCCAGGGCCGCGAAATTTTTGCGCGACTCACCGTCGAAGAAAACCTGCGCATGGGCCTGGCCTACAAGAGCGGCAGCACGCCCATTCCATCAGAACTGTTCGAGCTGTTCCCCGTGCTCAAGCAGATGATCAACAGAAGAGGCGGCGATCTCTCGGGCGGGCAGCAGCAGCAATTGGCCATTGCCCGCGCGCTTGCACCCAAGCCCAAGCTCCTGATCCTCGACGAGCCCACCGAAGGCATTCAGCCCAGCATCATCAAGGACATCGGCCGCGTCATCCGTATGCTGGCCGACCGCGGCGACATGGCCATCGTGCTGTGCGAGCAGTACTACGACTTTGCAGAGGAGCTGGCCGACGACTACCTGGTGATGGAACGCGGCGAGGTGATCGCGCGCGGCTTGGGCAAGGACATGGAAGCACAGGGCGTGCGGCAGCTCGTCGCTATCTGA
- a CDS encoding MFS transporter yields the protein MNASPPAPDVGADTDISSSSSASPRPVNFLRAVLALGVGGFAIGTGEFVIMGLLPEVARDIDVTIPQAGHVISAYALGVVIGAPVLAVLAAGWRRRALLIVLMAIFAAGNFASAMAPGYMSLNLLRFATGLPHGTYFGVAALVAATLAPPGRRARAVGLVMLGLTGATLVGVPIAAWLGQLFGWRAAFVFVGVIALIAVALLRRDIPDLAAPAGASPWRELGALKRKQVWFTLGIGAIGFGGMFSVFSYIKPTLIEVAGLPLGGVPFVLALFGLGMVTGNLVGSRLADKSLMRTIGGLLVYAALVLAMFTFAAHNVFTAAFNVFLIGTTVAIGPALQIRLMDVAGDAQTLAAALNHSAFNMANALGAWLGGVAIAAGLGWTSTGWVGALLALAGIGIFGWAVMSARAGARQGGRLEAT from the coding sequence TTGAACGCCTCCCCACCCGCGCCCGATGTTGGCGCGGACACCGACATTTCCTCTTCTTCGTCTGCGTCGCCTCGGCCCGTCAACTTCTTGCGGGCCGTGCTCGCGCTCGGCGTGGGCGGCTTTGCCATCGGTACGGGTGAATTCGTCATCATGGGCCTGCTGCCCGAGGTTGCGCGCGACATCGACGTCACCATTCCTCAGGCGGGCCACGTCATCAGCGCCTATGCGCTGGGTGTGGTCATCGGCGCGCCCGTGCTCGCGGTGCTTGCCGCGGGTTGGCGCCGGCGCGCGCTGCTGATTGTGCTCATGGCCATTTTTGCCGCCGGCAACTTTGCCAGCGCCATGGCGCCGGGCTACATGTCGCTCAACCTGCTGCGCTTTGCGACCGGCCTGCCGCACGGCACCTACTTTGGCGTTGCCGCGCTGGTGGCGGCCACGCTTGCGCCACCCGGACGGCGCGCGCGGGCCGTGGGCCTTGTCATGCTGGGTCTCACAGGCGCCACGCTCGTCGGCGTGCCGATTGCCGCGTGGCTCGGCCAGCTGTTCGGCTGGCGCGCGGCCTTCGTGTTCGTCGGTGTCATCGCGCTCATTGCCGTGGCGCTGCTGCGCCGCGACATTCCCGATCTTGCGGCGCCCGCGGGTGCCAGCCCCTGGCGCGAGCTTGGCGCGCTCAAGCGCAAGCAGGTGTGGTTCACGCTCGGCATCGGCGCCATTGGCTTCGGCGGCATGTTCTCCGTGTTCAGCTACATCAAGCCCACGCTCATCGAAGTGGCTGGCTTGCCTTTGGGCGGCGTGCCCTTCGTGCTTGCGCTGTTCGGCCTGGGCATGGTCACGGGCAACCTCGTCGGTTCGCGGCTGGCCGACAAGTCGCTCATGCGCACCATCGGCGGCCTGCTGGTGTATGCGGCGCTGGTGCTCGCCATGTTCACGTTCGCGGCGCACAACGTCTTTACCGCGGCGTTCAACGTGTTTCTTATCGGCACTACCGTCGCCATCGGCCCGGCGCTGCAGATCCGCCTGATGGACGTAGCGGGCGACGCGCAGACGCTTGCCGCCGCGCTCAACCACTCGGCCTTCAACATGGCCAACGCGCTCGGCGCGTGGCTCGGCGGCGTGGCGATTGCGGCGGGCCTGGGCTGGACCTCGACCGGGTGGGTCGGGGCGCTGTTGGCGCTGGCCGGCATCGGCATCTTCGGCTGGGCCGTGATGAGCGCACGCGCCGGCGCGCGGCAGGGCGGCCGGCTCGAAGCGACCTGA
- a CDS encoding response regulator transcription factor, whose product MKDPARIIRLFLVDDHPLVRDGLRARLGSMSNLEIVGEAGSAAEALALVEELRPDLLLMDVGMKDMNGIDLAALVLQRQPAPHVVMLSMYDNPEYVQKALQVGARGYVLKDAPAAEIVAAIEAVSAGGTFLSPAVSKKLFRNQAPKPLLTPRESEILTALGRGESSKQIARDLGLSVRTVEAHRQSIKRRLGIEGQAELIKYAVEHAREFGGG is encoded by the coding sequence ATGAAAGACCCCGCCCGAATCATCCGCCTTTTCCTGGTCGACGACCACCCGCTGGTGCGCGACGGCCTGCGCGCGCGGCTCGGCTCCATGTCCAACCTCGAGATCGTCGGCGAGGCGGGCAGCGCAGCCGAGGCGCTTGCGCTCGTCGAAGAGCTGCGCCCCGACCTGCTGCTGATGGATGTCGGCATGAAAGACATGAACGGCATCGACCTGGCAGCGCTCGTGCTGCAACGCCAGCCCGCGCCGCATGTGGTGATGCTCAGCATGTACGACAACCCCGAGTACGTGCAGAAGGCCTTGCAGGTCGGCGCGCGCGGCTACGTGCTGAAAGACGCGCCCGCCGCCGAGATCGTTGCCGCCATAGAGGCCGTGTCGGCCGGCGGCACCTTCCTGAGCCCGGCCGTTTCAAAAAAGCTGTTTCGCAACCAGGCACCCAAGCCGCTGCTCACGCCGCGCGAAAGCGAAATACTCACCGCGCTGGGCAGGGGCGAATCGAGCAAACAGATCGCGCGCGACCTCGGGCTCAGCGTTCGCACCGTGGAGGCGCACCGGCAGAGCATCAAGAGGCGGCTGGGCATCGAAGGGCAGGCGGAGTTGATCAAGTATGCGGTGGAGCATGCACGGGAGTTCGGGGGCGGGTAA
- the urtD gene encoding urea ABC transporter ATP-binding protein UrtD, with product MTPDLMEAGAERAARAHGIHYVSGSTESGGRSAGFGRIATPGEVDVTHGRILYLEDVSVSFDGFKAINKLSLDIAPGELRCIIGPNGAGKTTMMDIITGKTRPDEGTVFFGSTIDLLRHREAEIAQLGIGRKFQKPTVFEHLTVFENLELALKTNKGVRASMLFRLDSAQSDRLAEVLHTIHLAESVSRLAGNLSHGQKQWLEIGMLLMQDPKLLLLDEPVAGMTDEETARTAELFLTLKGKHSLMVVEHDMSFIRTISEIVTVLCDGSVLAQGTLDEVQADERVIEVYLGR from the coding sequence ATGACACCCGACCTGATGGAAGCCGGCGCCGAGCGCGCCGCACGCGCCCACGGCATTCACTATGTGAGTGGCAGCACCGAGTCCGGCGGCCGTTCCGCTGGCTTCGGCCGCATTGCCACGCCGGGCGAGGTCGACGTGACGCACGGCCGCATCCTGTACCTTGAAGACGTGAGCGTGAGCTTCGACGGCTTCAAGGCCATCAACAAGCTGTCTCTCGACATTGCGCCGGGCGAGCTGCGCTGCATCATCGGCCCCAACGGTGCGGGCAAGACGACGATGATGGACATCATCACCGGCAAGACCCGGCCCGACGAAGGCACGGTGTTCTTCGGCAGCACCATCGATCTGCTGCGCCACCGCGAAGCCGAAATTGCGCAACTCGGCATCGGCCGCAAGTTCCAGAAGCCGACCGTGTTCGAGCATCTCACCGTGTTCGAAAACCTCGAGCTCGCGCTCAAGACCAACAAGGGCGTACGGGCGTCGATGCTGTTCAGGCTCGACTCGGCGCAGAGCGACCGGCTGGCCGAAGTGCTGCACACCATTCACCTGGCCGAGAGCGTGTCGCGCCTGGCGGGCAACCTGAGCCACGGACAGAAGCAATGGCTCGAGATAGGCATGCTGCTGATGCAGGACCCGAAGCTGCTGCTGCTCGACGAACCCGTGGCCGGCATGACCGATGAGGAAACGGCGCGCACCGCCGAGCTTTTTCTCACGCTCAAGGGCAAGCACTCGCTGATGGTGGTGGAGCACGACATGAGCTTCATCCGCACGATCTCCGAGATCGTGACGGTGCTGTGCGATGGATCGGTACTGGCGCAGGGCACGTTGGACGAGGTGCAGGCCGATGAGCGCGTGATCGAGGTTTATCTTGGCCGCTGA